Proteins from one Elgaria multicarinata webbii isolate HBS135686 ecotype San Diego chromosome 3, rElgMul1.1.pri, whole genome shotgun sequence genomic window:
- the CSNK1D gene encoding casein kinase I isoform X2 produces the protein MELRVGNRYRLGRKIGSGSFGDIYLGTDIAAGEEVAIKLECVKTKHPQLHIESKIYKMMQGGVGIPTIKWCGAEGDYNVMVMELLGPSLEDLFNFCSRKFSLKTVLLLADQMISRIEYIHSKNFIHRDVKPDNFLMGLGKKGNLVYIIDFGLAKKYRDARTHQHIPYRENKNLTGTARYASINTHLGIEQSRRDDLESLGYVLMYFNLGSLPWQGLKAATKRQKYERISEKKMSTPIEVLCKGYPSEFATYLNFCRSLRFDDKPDYSYLRQLFRNLFHRQGFSYDYVFDWNMLKFGASRAVEDAERERREREERMRHTRNPAVRGLPSTASGRLRGTQDVAPPTPLTPTSHTANTSPRPVSGMERERKVSMRLHRGAPVNISSSDLTGRQDTSRMSTSQIPALATTSVLQSAVHR, from the exons GTACTGATATAGCTGCTGGAGAAGAGGTTGCCATCAAGTTGGAATGTGTAAAAACCAAACATCCTCAACTCCATATAGAGAGCAAAATTTACAAAATGATGCAGGGTGGAG TGGGCATTCCCACAATCAAATGGTGTGGTGCTGAAGGTGATTACAATGTAATGGTGATGGAGTTGTTGGGACCAAGCCTTGAAGATCTCTTTAACTTCTGTTCAAGGAAATTCAGCCTCAAGACAGTCCTTTTACTTGCTGACCAAATG ATAAGCCGAATAGAATATATTCACTCGAAGAACTTCATTCACCGAGATGTAAAGCCTGATAACTTCCTGATGGGATTAGGCAAGAAGGGCAATCTTGTCTACATCATTGATTTTGGGCTGGCCAAGAAATATCGGGATGCTCGAACTCACCAGCACATTCCATATCGTGAAAATAAAAACTTAACAGGAACTGCCCGTTATGCCTCCATCAACACTCATCTTGGAATTG AACAATCTCGCAGAGATGACTTGGAGTCCTTGGGCTATGTACTCATGTATTTTAACCTGGGCTCCCTCCCCTGGCAGGGATTGAAGGCAGCTACAAAAAGACAGAAATATGAACGCATCAGTGAAAAGAAAATGTCTACACCCATTGAGGTTTTGTGTAAAGGATACCCTT CTGAGTTTGCTACGTACCTGAATTTCTGCCGCTCGTTGCGTTTTGATGACAAACCGGATTATTCATATCTAAGGCAATTATTCAGAAACCTCTTCCATAGACAAGGCTTCTCCTATGACTATGTATTTGACTGGAACATGCTCAAATTT GGTGCAAGTCGTGCAGTTGAAGATGCTGAGCGggaacggagagagagagaggaaagaatgaGACATACCCGAAATCCAGCTGTTCGTGGCTTACCTTCTACTGCCTCTGGCAGGCTGAGAGGGACACAGGATGTAGCTCCACCAACCCCTCTTACCCCAACTTCACATACTG cAAACACATCTCCTCGGCCAGTGTCTGGAATGGAGCGAGAACGGAAAGTGAGTATGCGATTGCATCGTGGGGCCCCAGTCAATATCTCCTCGTCTGATTTAACAGGCCGACAAGATACCTCGCGCATGTCAACCTCACAG ATTCCTGCTCTGGCGACGACCAGCGTTCTCCAGTCTGCTGTGCATCGGTGA
- the CSNK1D gene encoding casein kinase I isoform X3, with translation MELRVGNRYRLGRKIGSGSFGDIYLGTDIAAGEEVAIKLECVKTKHPQLHIESKIYKMMQGGVGIPTIKWCGAEGDYNVMVMELLGPSLEDLFNFCSRKFSLKTVLLLADQMISRIEYIHSKNFIHRDVKPDNFLMGLGKKGNLVYIIDFGLAKKYRDARTHQHIPYRENKNLTGTARYASINTHLGIEQSRRDDLESLGYVLMYFNLGSLPWQGLKAATKRQKYERISEKKMSTPIEVLCKGYPSEFATYLNFCRSLRFDDKPDYSYLRQLFRNLFHRQGFSYDYVFDWNMLKFGASRAVEDAERERREREERMRHTRNPAVRGLPSTASGRLRGTQDVAPPTPLTPTSHTANTSPRPVSGMERERKVSMRLHRGAPVNISSSDLTGRQDTSRMSTSQNSIPFEHHGK, from the exons GTACTGATATAGCTGCTGGAGAAGAGGTTGCCATCAAGTTGGAATGTGTAAAAACCAAACATCCTCAACTCCATATAGAGAGCAAAATTTACAAAATGATGCAGGGTGGAG TGGGCATTCCCACAATCAAATGGTGTGGTGCTGAAGGTGATTACAATGTAATGGTGATGGAGTTGTTGGGACCAAGCCTTGAAGATCTCTTTAACTTCTGTTCAAGGAAATTCAGCCTCAAGACAGTCCTTTTACTTGCTGACCAAATG ATAAGCCGAATAGAATATATTCACTCGAAGAACTTCATTCACCGAGATGTAAAGCCTGATAACTTCCTGATGGGATTAGGCAAGAAGGGCAATCTTGTCTACATCATTGATTTTGGGCTGGCCAAGAAATATCGGGATGCTCGAACTCACCAGCACATTCCATATCGTGAAAATAAAAACTTAACAGGAACTGCCCGTTATGCCTCCATCAACACTCATCTTGGAATTG AACAATCTCGCAGAGATGACTTGGAGTCCTTGGGCTATGTACTCATGTATTTTAACCTGGGCTCCCTCCCCTGGCAGGGATTGAAGGCAGCTACAAAAAGACAGAAATATGAACGCATCAGTGAAAAGAAAATGTCTACACCCATTGAGGTTTTGTGTAAAGGATACCCTT CTGAGTTTGCTACGTACCTGAATTTCTGCCGCTCGTTGCGTTTTGATGACAAACCGGATTATTCATATCTAAGGCAATTATTCAGAAACCTCTTCCATAGACAAGGCTTCTCCTATGACTATGTATTTGACTGGAACATGCTCAAATTT GGTGCAAGTCGTGCAGTTGAAGATGCTGAGCGggaacggagagagagagaggaaagaatgaGACATACCCGAAATCCAGCTGTTCGTGGCTTACCTTCTACTGCCTCTGGCAGGCTGAGAGGGACACAGGATGTAGCTCCACCAACCCCTCTTACCCCAACTTCACATACTG cAAACACATCTCCTCGGCCAGTGTCTGGAATGGAGCGAGAACGGAAAGTGAGTATGCGATTGCATCGTGGGGCCCCAGTCAATATCTCCTCGTCTGATTTAACAGGCCGACAAGATACCTCGCGCATGTCAACCTCACAG AATAGCATTCCCTTTGAACACCATGGCAAGTAG
- the CSNK1D gene encoding casein kinase I isoform X1 → MELRVGNRYRLGRKIGSGSFGDIYLGTDIAAGEEVAIKLECVKTKHPQLHIESKIYKMMQGGVGIPTIKWCGAEGDYNVMVMELLGPSLEDLFNFCSRKFSLKTVLLLADQMISRIEYIHSKNFIHRDVKPDNFLMGLGKKGNLVYIIDFGLAKKYRDARTHQHIPYRENKNLTGTARYASINTHLGIEQSRRDDLESLGYVLMYFNLGSLPWQGLKAATKRQKYERISEKKMSTPIEVLCKGYPSEFATYLNFCRSLRFDDKPDYSYLRQLFRNLFHRQGFSYDYVFDWNMLKFGASRAVEDAERERREREERMRHTRNPAVRGLPSTASGRLRGTQDVAPPTPLTPTSHTANTSPRPVSGMERERKVSMRLHRGAPVNISSSDLTGRQDTSRMSTSQQVHQGMGCKWSLRGAENLKLLQRKKCRRKSK, encoded by the exons GTACTGATATAGCTGCTGGAGAAGAGGTTGCCATCAAGTTGGAATGTGTAAAAACCAAACATCCTCAACTCCATATAGAGAGCAAAATTTACAAAATGATGCAGGGTGGAG TGGGCATTCCCACAATCAAATGGTGTGGTGCTGAAGGTGATTACAATGTAATGGTGATGGAGTTGTTGGGACCAAGCCTTGAAGATCTCTTTAACTTCTGTTCAAGGAAATTCAGCCTCAAGACAGTCCTTTTACTTGCTGACCAAATG ATAAGCCGAATAGAATATATTCACTCGAAGAACTTCATTCACCGAGATGTAAAGCCTGATAACTTCCTGATGGGATTAGGCAAGAAGGGCAATCTTGTCTACATCATTGATTTTGGGCTGGCCAAGAAATATCGGGATGCTCGAACTCACCAGCACATTCCATATCGTGAAAATAAAAACTTAACAGGAACTGCCCGTTATGCCTCCATCAACACTCATCTTGGAATTG AACAATCTCGCAGAGATGACTTGGAGTCCTTGGGCTATGTACTCATGTATTTTAACCTGGGCTCCCTCCCCTGGCAGGGATTGAAGGCAGCTACAAAAAGACAGAAATATGAACGCATCAGTGAAAAGAAAATGTCTACACCCATTGAGGTTTTGTGTAAAGGATACCCTT CTGAGTTTGCTACGTACCTGAATTTCTGCCGCTCGTTGCGTTTTGATGACAAACCGGATTATTCATATCTAAGGCAATTATTCAGAAACCTCTTCCATAGACAAGGCTTCTCCTATGACTATGTATTTGACTGGAACATGCTCAAATTT GGTGCAAGTCGTGCAGTTGAAGATGCTGAGCGggaacggagagagagagaggaaagaatgaGACATACCCGAAATCCAGCTGTTCGTGGCTTACCTTCTACTGCCTCTGGCAGGCTGAGAGGGACACAGGATGTAGCTCCACCAACCCCTCTTACCCCAACTTCACATACTG cAAACACATCTCCTCGGCCAGTGTCTGGAATGGAGCGAGAACGGAAAGTGAGTATGCGATTGCATCGTGGGGCCCCAGTCAATATCTCCTCGTCTGATTTAACAGGCCGACAAGATACCTCGCGCATGTCAACCTCACAG CAGGTACACCAGGGGATGGGGTGTAAGTGGAGCCTACGGGGAGCTGAGAATTTGAAGTTGCTGCAAAGAAAGAAGTGCAGAAGGAAGAGCAAATGA
- the CSNK1D gene encoding casein kinase I isoform X4, translated as MELRVGNRYRLGRKIGSGSFGDIYLGTDIAAGEEVAIKLECVKTKHPQLHIESKIYKMMQGGVGIPTIKWCGAEGDYNVMVMELLGPSLEDLFNFCSRKFSLKTVLLLADQMISRIEYIHSKNFIHRDVKPDNFLMGLGKKGNLVYIIDFGLAKKYRDARTHQHIPYRENKNLTGTARYASINTHLGIEQSRRDDLESLGYVLMYFNLGSLPWQGLKAATKRQKYERISEKKMSTPIEVLCKGYPSEFATYLNFCRSLRFDDKPDYSYLRQLFRNLFHRQGFSYDYVFDWNMLKFGASRAVEDAERERREREERMRHTRNPAVRGLPSTASGRLRGTQDVAPPTPLTPTSHTANTSPRPVSGMERERKVSMRLHRGAPVNISSSDLTGRQDTSRMSTSQGTDF; from the exons GTACTGATATAGCTGCTGGAGAAGAGGTTGCCATCAAGTTGGAATGTGTAAAAACCAAACATCCTCAACTCCATATAGAGAGCAAAATTTACAAAATGATGCAGGGTGGAG TGGGCATTCCCACAATCAAATGGTGTGGTGCTGAAGGTGATTACAATGTAATGGTGATGGAGTTGTTGGGACCAAGCCTTGAAGATCTCTTTAACTTCTGTTCAAGGAAATTCAGCCTCAAGACAGTCCTTTTACTTGCTGACCAAATG ATAAGCCGAATAGAATATATTCACTCGAAGAACTTCATTCACCGAGATGTAAAGCCTGATAACTTCCTGATGGGATTAGGCAAGAAGGGCAATCTTGTCTACATCATTGATTTTGGGCTGGCCAAGAAATATCGGGATGCTCGAACTCACCAGCACATTCCATATCGTGAAAATAAAAACTTAACAGGAACTGCCCGTTATGCCTCCATCAACACTCATCTTGGAATTG AACAATCTCGCAGAGATGACTTGGAGTCCTTGGGCTATGTACTCATGTATTTTAACCTGGGCTCCCTCCCCTGGCAGGGATTGAAGGCAGCTACAAAAAGACAGAAATATGAACGCATCAGTGAAAAGAAAATGTCTACACCCATTGAGGTTTTGTGTAAAGGATACCCTT CTGAGTTTGCTACGTACCTGAATTTCTGCCGCTCGTTGCGTTTTGATGACAAACCGGATTATTCATATCTAAGGCAATTATTCAGAAACCTCTTCCATAGACAAGGCTTCTCCTATGACTATGTATTTGACTGGAACATGCTCAAATTT GGTGCAAGTCGTGCAGTTGAAGATGCTGAGCGggaacggagagagagagaggaaagaatgaGACATACCCGAAATCCAGCTGTTCGTGGCTTACCTTCTACTGCCTCTGGCAGGCTGAGAGGGACACAGGATGTAGCTCCACCAACCCCTCTTACCCCAACTTCACATACTG cAAACACATCTCCTCGGCCAGTGTCTGGAATGGAGCGAGAACGGAAAGTGAGTATGCGATTGCATCGTGGGGCCCCAGTCAATATCTCCTCGTCTGATTTAACAGGCCGACAAGATACCTCGCGCATGTCAACCTCACAG GGTACAGACTTTTAA